A window of Clostridium novyi genomic DNA:
ACATTGAAAATAAACGTAGCAATAGATGGACCGGCAGGAGCTGGAAAAAGTACAATAGCAAAAATGGTTGCAGATAAGTTTAATCTTATGTATATAAATACAGGTTCTATGTATAGAGCTATAACATTAAAAGCTATGGAAAATAATATTGCACATACAGAGATAGATAAGTTGTGTAAGCTTATGAATTCTCTTGAAATGCATTTTGAAAATGATAGATTAGTACTTAATGGTGAAGATATCAATGATGAATTAACATTACCTAGAATAAGTGACAACGTATCAAATTATGCAGCAATTCTTGAAGTAAGAGAAAAACTTGTTTACCTTCAAAGAAAAATGTCAGAAAAGTATAATGTTATAATGGATGGTCGTGATATTGGAACAGTTGTATTGAAGGATGCACCATTTAAGTTTTATTTAAATGCTTCTCCAGAAGAAAGAGCATCAAGACGTTATAAAGAATTATGTGCAAAAAATATAGAAGTAAATTATGATAATATTTTAGAAGAAATAAAAAAAAGAGATTATATAGATTGTAATAGAGAAGTAAATCCATTAACTAAAGCTGAAGATGCTATGGAAATAGATACAACTAAAATGTCTATACAGGAAGTTGTAGATGAAATTTGTTCTGTTATAGGTAATACACTTAATAAATAAGGTAGTGATTTTATTATGAAGATTCAATTAGCTGATAA
This region includes:
- the cmk gene encoding (d)CMP kinase, producing the protein MKINVAIDGPAGAGKSTIAKMVADKFNLMYINTGSMYRAITLKAMENNIAHTEIDKLCKLMNSLEMHFENDRLVLNGEDINDELTLPRISDNVSNYAAILEVREKLVYLQRKMSEKYNVIMDGRDIGTVVLKDAPFKFYLNASPEERASRRYKELCAKNIEVNYDNILEEIKKRDYIDCNREVNPLTKAEDAMEIDTTKMSIQEVVDEICSVIGNTLNK